A stretch of DNA from Leptospirillum ferriphilum:
GGACTGCACGGTTTGCCGAAAAACGGGGTGTGAGGGTTCCCATGCTTTTTCTCATCCGTTCCACCCATCCGGCCGGGATTCCACGGCCATCGCGCTCATAGAAGAGGGGGAGGATTTCCTGTTCCAGACGGTCGAAAAGTTCGTCGGCCTCAGCATGATCATGGACCGGATCGTCACCATGATCCTGACCGTCCCCGATCGCCCATCCGGATTTTGGATCAAACGCTTCCGCCCACCACCCGTCAAGCTCGGACAGGTTCAGTCCACCGTTGACCAGCACCTTCATGCCGCTTGTACCACAGGCTTCCCAGGGTCGCCGGGGCGTATTGACCCACAGGTCGACACCCTGAACCAGCCGTTCGGCCAGAAGCATGTCGTAGTCCTCCAGAAAAATGGCCTTTCCACGAACATCCGGCCGCTTGGTGAACGTGATCCATTCCCGGACAAGTGCCTGTCCGGCACCGTCCTGGGGATGGGCCTTTCCGGCGACCAGTAACTGGAGCGGCCGGTGGGGATCGTTCAGGAGACGGACCAACCGTTCGGGGTTCAGAAGCAAAAGGTTGGGACGCTTGTAGGTGGCGAACCGGCGGGAAAAGCCGATCGTCAGGACAAAGGGATCGAGGAGGTTTTGGGCCTCCTCCTGACCCCGGGAGATTTTTCCCGACTGAAGTCCCTCCCGGGTGCATCGGTGCCGGACAAACTCGATCAGGCTTTTCCGGGAGGAGTTCCGGAATTCCCAGAGTTCGGGATCCGGGATCTGATCCACCTCTTCCCCCATTGTTTCGAGAGTTCCCAGCCAGCGGTCTTTTCGGCAGAACCGGGTCCAGAGGGCGTCGGCTTCGGCCGAATCCCAGCTGGGCACATGAACTCCGTTGGTGACATGACCGACCGGCACTTCCTCGAAAGGCCAGCGGGGAAAAAGAGGAGAAAAGATCTCCCGGCTGACCTGCCCATGAAGGCGGCTGACACCGTTGGCCCGGCCCGAGCCCCGAAGGGCCAGATAGGCCATGTTGAAGGGTTCCCCGGGATCCGTCGGATTCAGGCGACCCATGGCCAGAAACGTTTCGGGGGAAAGACCGAGATGGTCTCCCGCATAGGGTCCGAGAAAGCGCAGGACAAGGTCCGGGGGGAACCGGTCGAATCCCGCGGGAACGGCCGTGTGCGTTGTAAAGAGGTTGCCGGCCCGGGTGGCCGCGAGGGCTTCGTCGAATCCGACCTCATAAGACTTCATGAAGATGCGGGCGCGCTCCAGAAGGGCAAACGCTGCGTGTCCCTCGTTCAGGTGGCAGACGCTGGCTTTGATCCCCAGAGCATCGAGACAACGCCAGCCACCGATGCCGAGAACGACTTCTTGCTGCAGTCTCAGGGTGGAGTTTCCCCCATAGAGCTCACTCGTGATTTCTCGCTGTGAAGACGTATTGGCAAGGTCGTTCGTATCAAGGAGAAGCAGAAACACTTTTCCGACCCTGACCTTCCAGACCCTCAGCCAGAGCTTCTCCCGGCCCAGCTCGATCGTAAAGCGGACCCATTCGCCGTTGGGTTTTCTCACGGGAGAGATCGGTAACTGTCCAGGCTCATTGTAGGGAAAAAGGGCGGTTTGATTCCCGTCGGAGTCGATCGACTGATGAAAATACCCCTGTTGATAAAGAAGACCGATGCCGACTACCGGGACGCCGAGGTCGCTTGCCGCCTTCAGCTGGTCACCGGCGACGTTTCCGAGACCTCCCGAGTAGATGGGAAGGGCTTCGCTCAGCATAAACTCCATACTGAAATAAGCCACATGATCAAGAGCGGACCCGGAAAAAGCGCGATGAAACCAGCCGGGCTCGAGATCGGCAAGACGCCGTGCCTCGGAAAGCCGGTCCAGCTCTTCCTTGACGCCTGGATCGGAAAGAACCCGCTCCACTTTTTCCCGCGAAATGGTCTGAAGAAGGGCCCAGGGGTTATGGGTCAGCTCCCACAGAACAGGATCGAGCTTTCTCCAGAGGGTGTCGGCCGCATGGTTCCAGGACCAGCGCAAGTCCAGCGCCAGACGGACCAGACGGTCGAAGCCTTCCACATCTGTATGGGGAAGGCAAAACGATGTTGTATCGTCCCCTCCGGACGGGATGTCGTCAAAAAACGCCATGGACATCTCCTGTGAAAGACAGTTACCTGGAAAGAGTCTGTGAGACCAGGGCCCGGGCTTCGGCGAGAAGAGTCTCCAGATGGTCTTTTCCCCGGAAGCTTTCCGCGTAGATCTTGTAGATGTTTTCCGTCCCGGAGGGCCGGGCCGCGAACCATCCGCTTTCTGTTGTGACCTTGATGCCGCCGATCTCCGCGCCGTTTCCGGGCGCCCTGGTCAGGATGTCCAGGACGGGTTCCCCGGCCAGATCCCGGGTTTTGACATCTTCGGGAGACAGCTTCTGAAGTCTTGCCTTTTCCTCCGGAGATGCCGGAGCCTCGATCCGGGCGTAGACCGGATCCCCAAACCGGGAGACCAGATCCCGGTAGCAGGAGCCGGGGTCCCTCCCTTCCCGGGCCAATATCTCCGCCGACAGAAGAGACGGGACAATTGCATCCTTGTCCGTGGTCCAGACAGTCCCGTCCCGGCGAAGAAAAGAAGCACCGGCACTTTCTTCACCGGCAAACCCGAGATCGCCGGACAGAAGACCCTCCACGAACCACTTGAATCCGACCGGCACTTCCTGGACGTTTCGGCCAAGGGACCGGGCGACCCGGTCGATCATGTGACTCGACACTAGCGTCTTTCCGACCCGGACCGCCGGTTTCCAGGACGACCGCGTCCGGAAGAGAAAGTCGATCATGACCGACAGATAGTGGTTCGGGGGGAGAAGTCCCGCCGACCGCGTCACAATCCCGTGGCGGTCATGATCCGTGTCGCAGGCAAACGCGATGTCATAATTCCGGGCGGTTTCCAGAAAGCCTTTCATCGCGTCGGGGGAGGAGGGATCCATCCGGATCTGTCCGTCTTTGTCGAGCGTCATGAACCGGAAGGTCGGATCGACGTCCGGGTTGACCACCGTCAGATCGAGCCGATAGTGCTCCGCAATGCGCCCCCAATAATGAACTCCGGCCCCCCCAAGGGGGTTGACACCCATCCGGATCCGGGAGCCGGACAGTGCCTCCATGTCGAGAATCGACCCCAGATCCGTCACATACGGGGTGACGAAGTCGTAACGGTGGGTCAAAGGAGAAGAGAGGGCCCGTTCGAAGGGGATGCGCGAAACGCCCGAAAGAGTGTTTTCGAGAAGCCGGTTCGCCGTTTTTTCAATTTCTCCGGTGATCTCGGATCCGGCGGGGCCTCCATTCGGGGGATTGTACTTGAATCCGCCGTCTTTCGGGGGGTTGTGGGACGGGGTGATGACGATCCCGTCGGCAAGCCCGGCCGATCGCCCCCGGTTAAAGGTCAGAATGGCATGACTGATCACCGGTGTCGGAGTGTATTCGTCGTTCCGGGCGATGCGGACATGGACCCCGTTCGCGGTCAGGACCTCCAGGGCCGAGACAAAGGCCGGCCAGGACAGGGCGTGGGTATCGAAACCCAGATGAAGAGGACCATCAATCCCATAATTTTTCCGATAAATACAGATAGCCTGGGTGACGGCCAGAATGTGATCTTCGTTGAAGCTTGCCGAAAAGGAGGATCCCCGGTGCCCGGAGGTTCCGAAAGCGATCCTCTGCATGGGGTCGGAAGGATCCGGCTTGACTGAAAAATAGGCGCTGACCAGTCTGGGAATGTCCACCAGGAGATTGGATGAGGGGAAGGTTCCGGCGAGCGGGGAGGATGGCATGGAAGACACGCTCCTTTTCGTCATAAGGTCCGGCAGAATGGGAAAACCGGACGGTCTGTCAGGGGGGTCCGGGCCGGACGAAGAAGGTCGAGAACCGCAATGTGTCCCCAGATTACCATAACAGGAGCAAGAATTTGAAAGATCTCTTTCCCCTCTCCTCATAAATTCTCTCTCCGGTTTCATTTGCCGGGGAAGAACGGGATGAAAAAACGTGTTGTATTGTTGCCCTGCTCCTCTCGAGTGATCTTGTTTGAATCGGATGAGAACCAACCAAAACACGAACGGAAAACTCAAATCTCCTGTGATCTGCCAGACAAACAGGCGATTCAAGCCGCAACACCGAAAGACTTCCCTGAGAAAATCCTCCTGACAAACATCCGGACTTCGCATAAAACAATATCCCGGAAATAACGATTTCAAATTATGAGAGGACTTTTCGCCGACCTACACTGACATTGAGGAACACAGGATGCCTTGTCAGAGGAGAGGGCAATCAGCCCGATTTTACGCGTCGGAGGAAACGATTATGCGGGAAAAGACGTCCTTGACGGTGGAAAATCTCCAGAATGAAGAGTTCTCTTTTGCCTCCTGTCTTCGGAACGAAGTGGAGATGTTTCTGCAACAGGCTATTGAAACAGAATGTTCCATGTTTCTCAAAAAATGGGATTCTCTGAAGGACCGGAGGGAGCATCAGGCGATTGTCCGCAACGGATTTTATCCGAAACGGACGATCCGGACAGGGGTTGGAAACGTGGATGTCCGCATTCCAAGAGTCCGGGACAGAATTCATGCCGGAGCGGAGTTCCATTCAACGTTTCTTCCTCCTTATCTGCGAAGATGCCGTTCTTTTGATGTCCTGATCCCTCTTCTCTATCTCGAAAGAACGCTGGACAAGGAATGGCAGGTCCGCCTCAAATCTTTTCTGGAAAAAGAAATCTTTGAAGTCTCGTGCAATCAGTTTCATCGGATGAGAGAAATGCTCATGATCCTCCATCATCATCTAAGAAATGCTCCCATTCCCGAAGACTACCCGTTTCTCTGGATTGATGGGGTTTCCTCCAGGGACCCGAGAGATTTGGAGCACAACATCTTTCTTTTGGTCGTGATGGGTGAAAACCCGCAGGGTGAAAGGAAGGTTCTCCGTTTTGAAAGCGGGTTCCGGGATGCGCGGGACCAATGGGATGAACTTCTGAATGACATGAAAGACAAGGGACTTCTCTCGCCCTTGCTGGTCATCGGCAGAGAGGATCTCGGGTTCTGGCCGTCCATTCGGACAATCTTTCGTTTGACCCGAAGACAGCTTTGCTGGAAGCAAAAAGAAAAGACCATTCAGGAAAAACTGCGAGAGGAAGATCAGGGACTGCTCAAAAATCGTCTCCGGAATATCTGGCAAGCCGATAATCGCAAGGAGGCCGAGAAAAGGTTTCAGACGTTTTTCAGAAGCTACACGGAAAAATATCCGGAAGTGATGGCGTCTCTGGAAAAAGATCGGGACTCTTTACTCGAGTTTTACCACTTTCCGGCTGAACATTGGCACAAGATCCGGGATACGAGCTGTGTCTATCTTTCGGGCAGGGACATTGTTCCCCCTCCCTGGACCGGTTCCCACCCATGATAAAACAGGCTTTTGTCAGGCTCAGAAGCTGTTTTACGGTTTTCAGCGGGAAACCGGGAGGATGTCATTTGGAAAACAGGTATGAAATTTGGTGGATCGCCATTTGGGTTGAACGGTGGATCGAAAGAGGGGATCTGGCGGGAAGTCCCGGATAATGGTTGAAACAAGAAGGCAAGGGGGGTATCCGGACAACACAGGGCCCTTTCCTTTTTCCATCCTTGTCTTCTCTGGAACACAACATTTTGACTCCATTTCAGGAAGGAAGGAGGATGACGTCATGACAGGGAAGAGGCCTCTTCCCTGTCATGACGTGCTCCAGAGCGCCATGGAAAGACTTTCTTCTGTAAAAGAAAGAGGAGGGGATACTGCTGAAACAACCAGCCCTTCAGTCGTATTCCTGTCCGCATGTATGGGAGGGGAAACTCGATGTTGACTAAAAAGATCCCGGATGGAACAGCATCCAAAACCATGTTCTTCTCGTCAATCCTCTGGTTGGCGATTGGTACGACACTGGGGTTCGTGACCTCGCTGAAGCTCGCTTACCCCGACATTCTGGCCGGAACCCCCTATCTGAATTTTGGACACATCCGGCCTGTGCACGTGATGACGGTGTCCTTCATGTGGATCTCCATGGCGTTCGGTGCGGCCATTCTTTATATGACCCCGCTTCTCTGCGGAACGAAGCTCTGGAGTGAGAGACTCGGAATTTTCAACGCCTGGATGTGGAACCTTGGCGGTTTCATTGCTGATGTTGGTCTGGATCTCGGGTTCGAATCCGGTCGGGAATACTCCGACTTCATCTGGCCGGTGGACGTGTATGTCATGGCGTTCATTCTGGCTCCGCTTGCCCTGAACCTCTACATGACGATTCTCCAGCGGAAGGTAAAGGGAATCTACCCGACACTCTGGATTTTCATGGCCTGTCTTCTCTACTTTCCGACGGAGTATTCTTTATCCCAGTCCGTGGAGATTTTCCATGTGACCGGTCTGAATGAAGCTCTCCTGACCTGGTGGTCCGCGCACAATCTGTTCGGTCTCTGGATTACACCGATGTCCATGGCCGTGGCCTACTATATGGTTCCCAAGCTCACCGGGAACCCTCTTTACAGCCACAAGCTTGCGCATCTCAACTTCTGGTCCCAGTTCGCGTTCTATTCCACTCCGGGAGCCCACCACCTCATGGGTGCGCCAATTCCCGAATGGCTCAAGTCCTTCGCTTCCGTGTCCGGCGTGCTGATCCTGGTGCCGTCCATGGCGTTTCTGGCCAATATCCTTTTGACGATGTATGGAAAATGGCGTCTGTTTGTGGAAGTTCCTGCATTACGCTGGGTGGCCACGGGAACCCTGTTTGCCATTCCCCTGAACTTCCAGGGCGGTTTCCAGCAGACCCGCGCCATCAACTGGTATATCCACGGAACGCACTGGATCGTGGCCCATGCCCATCTGGGTATTCTCGGCTTCTCCACCTTCGTGGAAATCGGTGGAACGTATTACGGTATTGAGCGGCTTCTCCGGAAGAAGTTCAACCCGACACTGGAACTGTGGCATTACTGGCTGACCTCCATCGGATTCATCATCTTCTGGACGAGTCTGACGGCCGCCGGTTTGATTCAGGCAGCAGCAAAAGTGTATGAAGTTCCTTACATCGACTCCGTGGTGGCAACACATCCTTACATGGTTGCCCGGTCCTGGGGCGGATTCCTGATCATTACCGGTCAGTGGATCTTCCTCTACAATGCCTATCGGACAGCGACCTCGCCTTCAACTGTCTCGACTTCCCCCGTTGCAGAAGGTGCGGTCAGCACATGAGAACCTGAACGTTTTGCTTCTCTGGTAAGAAAAAAGGGGGCCTGCCCGGAGGCCCCCTTCTGGGGTCAAAATATCGGTACACGGAATTGCGAAAAACGGACGGAGAACTTCAACCGGCTTTCAGAATTAGGACACTTCCCTTATCCCGAATCGAAAGAGTTTTCTTCGGCTGGATTCTTTGCCTGCATACTCCCTCCAGAACAGAAAAGTCTTCCCTTCCTCCTGAAAAAAAACCATCATAATCATAAGAAGCTCCTTTCAAAAAACGTGGATCTCCCTTGACGAAAAACGAATCATTTTTCTTTTTTTCAAAAATTTTTCAAGAACCTGAATCTTTTGGGGACAGAAAACCGGGATCGGGCTTGTGGCGGTTGAAAATGCGTTATTCGGGAGCAGAGATCCACAAAACGGAGAAGCCGCGTGCCCGGAGATGAAAGGTCTGTACGAGGGAGCAGCTGGTTTCAATCCCCCTGGATGGTTCTCGTGACCGTCTTGTTGGGAACAAGCATGCCGCTGGCCGATACCACGAGCATGAATGTCGGACGATTCTTCATTACGCGTGCTCTGGATTCCGATCCGAATGAAGCACGCTGGCTTGGTGGGGGATACAGTCTTTTCGTGGCCATTGGTATCCCGTTGTCCCACCGGCTGCTCAGCTTCTTTCCCCCAAGAACCCTCTATACGTTAGCCACCCTGGGATTCATGACCGGATCCGTCATCTCCATGAATGCCCACTTCATGCCGGCCATGATGGTCGGAAGGTCCCTTCAGGGAATTGCCGGAGGAATTCTTCTCCCTTTGTCGGTGACATTGTTGACGGCCTCCTTTCCGGAGGAAAAGAGAGCCAACGGGTTACTTCTCTTTTCGTTGGGAAATGCCCTTGCCGTCTCTCTCGGACCGACACTGGGCGGGGATCTGGTGGACTTCGCCGGATGGCGATGGACCATGGGGATTCATCTTCCGCTGGGATTTGCGACTCTTCTTCTCGTCCAGTTGACACTGGAGGACCACACGATCGAAGACCTCCGACGCTTCGATATGCCAGGGTGGCTCCTGTTCGGGATCGCGTCCTTTTTTCTCGTATACGCTCTCATGGAAGGAGAGAGATTTGGCTGGCACAGCCATTTCATTTTCATAAATTTTCTCCTTTTTCTCGGGATGTTCTTCTCCTATTTTCTCTGGGCGGCCCTGTTTTCCGATCCGATTTTTCCCCTTGAACTCTTTCAATATCCGGGGTTCATTGTTCTCTCGGTCATTAACCTCTTTCGATCGATGTCGGTGTTCGGGAGACTTTATCTTCTTCCCCTCTTTCTGGAAGACTTTTATCATTTTCAGGCGCATCAGGCCGGTCACCTGATCATGACGGGAGCACTCGTCGAGCTTCTCATCCCTGTCTTGGGGACTCTGCTGTCAAACCATGTCAAACTTCCCTGGATCACAATCGGTTTCGGGACATTTTTCCTGGGACTTGCCAATGTCGCCTATTTGAAATTACCGGTAAACGCTTATCCTTTTTTTGAGGTCTTGCTTCCGAACCTGGTGTTCGGCATCGGCATGGCGATGGTCCAGGTCTCCATCACCCCCCTCGTTCAATTCACCCTGCCTTCCAGGCTTTTCCGGATCGGAAATGTGACTCAGCTGACGATCATGTTTTTGGGAGGAACACTGGGAACCGTTCTGGCCAGACATTTTTTAAACGATCTGGTGCCGGTTTTCCTGACCCAGAGACCATTTTCTCCGGTTCAGGGAGAGGGAACGGCCCATCTTGACTCCATCGCATATTTGTCCCGGGAATACTCCTATAACATGGATTTCTGGATCATGGGGATCATCGCCCTTATCGCTTCAGGGCTCGCTTTTCTTTGGTTACTCGTGAATGTTCTGCCCCAAACCCTTTCCACTTCTAAAAATGCCTTCAACACAGAGACTTCCCAAAATTCTCCGGAGAGTTGACCTTGCCTCGTTGAATTTCTCGGCTGAATGTCCGGGGAAGAGGATGCTGTTTTTTCTGAGGGAGCAAAGGGATGAAAAGTGAGGGAGGTGAAAAAAGACGATCAAAATCTCTTCGGAGACGTTAGAGTGATCCGAGCAGACACAAGACCCGATGAATCCGGCGGATTCGCTCGTCGTTCTGGAAGAGCAGGGCAATCCCGCGATTAAAAACGGTCAGGGTCGTCGTCCTGTCCGGTCCGAAGAGCCTGAGTTGGTCGACCTGGACCGGATCTCCGGCGTTCTTGTCTCCAAACACCCCGGACAGTTCGAAAAGACGTTCCTTCAAAAGCGCGTCTTTGACCTTTTGAGGCAGGGAATGGCTGTCCCATTCCCGAACCGGAAGACCGTCCGGTCTCCGGCCGGATTCGAGAAACCCGGACCTGTATTCCACACGGATGATCTCGTTCCTGTTCATAATCCGGTCTGGTCCTTACCGGTGAACGGGCTTGTACCGGATCCGCTTCGGGGCCATGGCCTGGGCTCCCAGCCGGTTCTTTTTGTCTTCTTCGTATTCCTGATAGTTTCCGGAAAAGAAGGTCACCCGGGAATCTCC
This window harbors:
- a CDS encoding cbb3-type cytochrome c oxidase subunit I, producing MLTKKIPDGTASKTMFFSSILWLAIGTTLGFVTSLKLAYPDILAGTPYLNFGHIRPVHVMTVSFMWISMAFGAAILYMTPLLCGTKLWSERLGIFNAWMWNLGGFIADVGLDLGFESGREYSDFIWPVDVYVMAFILAPLALNLYMTILQRKVKGIYPTLWIFMACLLYFPTEYSLSQSVEIFHVTGLNEALLTWWSAHNLFGLWITPMSMAVAYYMVPKLTGNPLYSHKLAHLNFWSQFAFYSTPGAHHLMGAPIPEWLKSFASVSGVLILVPSMAFLANILLTMYGKWRLFVEVPALRWVATGTLFAIPLNFQGGFQQTRAINWYIHGTHWIVAHAHLGILGFSTFVEIGGTYYGIERLLRKKFNPTLELWHYWLTSIGFIIFWTSLTAAGLIQAAAKVYEVPYIDSVVATHPYMVARSWGGFLIITGQWIFLYNAYRTATSPSTVSTSPVAEGAVST
- a CDS encoding IS256 family transposase, with product MREKTSLTVENLQNEEFSFASCLRNEVEMFLQQAIETECSMFLKKWDSLKDRREHQAIVRNGFYPKRTIRTGVGNVDVRIPRVRDRIHAGAEFHSTFLPPYLRRCRSFDVLIPLLYLERTLDKEWQVRLKSFLEKEIFEVSCNQFHRMREMLMILHHHLRNAPIPEDYPFLWIDGVSSRDPRDLEHNIFLLVVMGENPQGERKVLRFESGFRDARDQWDELLNDMKDKGLLSPLLVIGREDLGFWPSIRTIFRLTRRQLCWKQKEKTIQEKLREEDQGLLKNRLRNIWQADNRKEAEKRFQTFFRSYTEKYPEVMASLEKDRDSLLEFYHFPAEHWHKIRDTSCVYLSGRDIVPPPWTGSHP
- a CDS encoding glycosyltransferase family 1 protein, translated to MAFFDDIPSGGDDTTSFCLPHTDVEGFDRLVRLALDLRWSWNHAADTLWRKLDPVLWELTHNPWALLQTISREKVERVLSDPGVKEELDRLSEARRLADLEPGWFHRAFSGSALDHVAYFSMEFMLSEALPIYSGGLGNVAGDQLKAASDLGVPVVGIGLLYQQGYFHQSIDSDGNQTALFPYNEPGQLPISPVRKPNGEWVRFTIELGREKLWLRVWKVRVGKVFLLLLDTNDLANTSSQREITSELYGGNSTLRLQQEVVLGIGGWRCLDALGIKASVCHLNEGHAAFALLERARIFMKSYEVGFDEALAATRAGNLFTTHTAVPAGFDRFPPDLVLRFLGPYAGDHLGLSPETFLAMGRLNPTDPGEPFNMAYLALRGSGRANGVSRLHGQVSREIFSPLFPRWPFEEVPVGHVTNGVHVPSWDSAEADALWTRFCRKDRWLGTLETMGEEVDQIPDPELWEFRNSSRKSLIEFVRHRCTREGLQSGKISRGQEEAQNLLDPFVLTIGFSRRFATYKRPNLLLLNPERLVRLLNDPHRPLQLLVAGKAHPQDGAGQALVREWITFTKRPDVRGKAIFLEDYDMLLAERLVQGVDLWVNTPRRPWEACGTSGMKVLVNGGLNLSELDGWWAEAFDPKSGWAIGDGQDHGDDPVHDHAEADELFDRLEQEILPLFYERDGRGIPAGWVERMRKSMGTLTPRFSANRAVREYTTSHYFPAAETFRIRSENQASVAREIVRKTRLWEKGWNTLSFGEYSVTVQEGLHLFTVRIHPGILPPDSLKVELYAAPEGTKPAEHHPMEWVTENSLQKDQGKKRNPNGWRTCRVQIPLLRPVGDYTPRILPAFEGLSVPLEAGWIAWQR
- a CDS encoding MFS transporter translates to MPGDERSVRGSSWFQSPWMVLVTVLLGTSMPLADTTSMNVGRFFITRALDSDPNEARWLGGGYSLFVAIGIPLSHRLLSFFPPRTLYTLATLGFMTGSVISMNAHFMPAMMVGRSLQGIAGGILLPLSVTLLTASFPEEKRANGLLLFSLGNALAVSLGPTLGGDLVDFAGWRWTMGIHLPLGFATLLLVQLTLEDHTIEDLRRFDMPGWLLFGIASFFLVYALMEGERFGWHSHFIFINFLLFLGMFFSYFLWAALFSDPIFPLELFQYPGFIVLSVINLFRSMSVFGRLYLLPLFLEDFYHFQAHQAGHLIMTGALVELLIPVLGTLLSNHVKLPWITIGFGTFFLGLANVAYLKLPVNAYPFFEVLLPNLVFGIGMAMVQVSITPLVQFTLPSRLFRIGNVTQLTIMFLGGTLGTVLARHFLNDLVPVFLTQRPFSPVQGEGTAHLDSIAYLSREYSYNMDFWIMGIIALIASGLAFLWLLVNVLPQTLSTSKNAFNTETSQNSPES
- the pgm gene encoding phosphoglucomutase (alpha-D-glucose-1,6-bisphosphate-dependent), with the translated sequence MPSSPLAGTFPSSNLLVDIPRLVSAYFSVKPDPSDPMQRIAFGTSGHRGSSFSASFNEDHILAVTQAICIYRKNYGIDGPLHLGFDTHALSWPAFVSALEVLTANGVHVRIARNDEYTPTPVISHAILTFNRGRSAGLADGIVITPSHNPPKDGGFKYNPPNGGPAGSEITGEIEKTANRLLENTLSGVSRIPFERALSSPLTHRYDFVTPYVTDLGSILDMEALSGSRIRMGVNPLGGAGVHYWGRIAEHYRLDLTVVNPDVDPTFRFMTLDKDGQIRMDPSSPDAMKGFLETARNYDIAFACDTDHDRHGIVTRSAGLLPPNHYLSVMIDFLFRTRSSWKPAVRVGKTLVSSHMIDRVARSLGRNVQEVPVGFKWFVEGLLSGDLGFAGEESAGASFLRRDGTVWTTDKDAIVPSLLSAEILAREGRDPGSCYRDLVSRFGDPVYARIEAPASPEEKARLQKLSPEDVKTRDLAGEPVLDILTRAPGNGAEIGGIKVTTESGWFAARPSGTENIYKIYAESFRGKDHLETLLAEARALVSQTLSR